In Polaromonas sp. JS666, one genomic interval encodes:
- the bioB gene encoding biotin synthase BioB, with amino-acid sequence MMSIATIPVSSLRRAPAPTTAPQAPLRWQVEDIAALYELPFMDLLFRAQQVHREHFDANEVQLSTLLSIKTGGCAEDCGYCPQSTHFETEVKASKLMPLAEVIEAARAAKDQGATRFCMGAAWRSPKERDMERVTEIVREVRSLGLETCMTLGMLQAEQAQALKDAGLDYYNHNLDSAPEFYGDIISTRTYQDRLDTLGHVRQAGINVCCGGIVGMGESRLQRAGLIAQLANLSPYPESVPINNLVPVAGTPLANTAPLDPFEFVRTIAVARITMPLTMVRLSAGREQMDEALQALCFAAGANSIFYGDKLLTTSNPQADRDRQLFERLGLKTQGARPAAQQAQ; translated from the coding sequence ATGATGAGCATTGCCACGATTCCCGTTTCGTCCCTGCGTCGCGCGCCCGCGCCCACCACCGCGCCGCAGGCACCGCTTCGCTGGCAGGTCGAAGACATAGCCGCCCTGTACGAACTGCCGTTCATGGACTTGCTGTTTCGCGCCCAGCAGGTGCACCGCGAACACTTTGACGCCAACGAAGTGCAGCTGTCCACACTGCTGTCCATCAAGACCGGCGGCTGCGCCGAAGACTGCGGCTACTGCCCGCAGTCGACCCATTTCGAGACCGAGGTGAAAGCCAGCAAGCTGATGCCACTGGCCGAGGTCATCGAGGCAGCCCGGGCCGCCAAAGACCAGGGCGCCACCCGCTTTTGCATGGGCGCGGCCTGGCGCAGCCCGAAAGAGCGCGACATGGAGCGCGTGACCGAGATAGTGCGCGAGGTCCGCTCGCTGGGCCTGGAGACCTGCATGACCTTGGGCATGCTGCAGGCCGAGCAGGCCCAGGCCCTGAAGGACGCCGGGCTGGACTACTACAACCACAACCTGGACAGCGCGCCCGAGTTTTATGGCGACATCATCAGTACCCGCACCTACCAGGACCGGCTCGACACCCTGGGCCATGTGCGCCAGGCCGGCATCAACGTCTGCTGCGGTGGCATCGTCGGCATGGGCGAAAGCCGGCTGCAGCGCGCCGGGCTGATTGCGCAGCTGGCCAACCTGAGCCCCTACCCGGAGTCGGTGCCCATCAACAACCTGGTCCCGGTGGCAGGCACGCCGCTGGCCAACACCGCGCCGCTGGACCCGTTCGAGTTCGTGCGCACCATCGCCGTGGCCCGCATCACCATGCCGCTGACCATGGTCCGCCTGTCGGCCGGTCGCGAGCAGATGGATGAAGCCCTGCAGGCGCTGTGCTTCGCGGCGGGCGCCAATTCGATTTTTTATGGCGACAAGCTGCTCACGACCAGCAACCCGCAAGCCGATCGCGACCGCCAGCTGTTTGAGCGCCTGGGACTAAAAACCCAGGGCGCTCGCCCCGCAGCGCAACAGGCGCAGTAG
- a CDS encoding zinc ribbon domain-containing protein: MSNHSWSVPDAEAIPRLSHSELSEHLRLSKVNPGHYLHVTPLLEKELESRSPTAKYRCMKCGNGEFEVQAIRTARSLLGSVFGVESAKYTAVICRRCSFTEFYNGRVPPGEQALDFVLGR; encoded by the coding sequence ATGTCCAACCACTCTTGGTCTGTGCCCGACGCCGAAGCGATTCCTCGCCTCAGTCACAGCGAGCTTTCGGAACATCTCCGCCTCAGCAAGGTGAATCCCGGGCACTATCTGCACGTGACCCCGCTCTTGGAGAAAGAGCTGGAGTCACGGTCGCCAACGGCGAAGTACAGGTGCATGAAGTGCGGAAACGGTGAGTTTGAGGTCCAGGCGATCCGCACCGCTCGCAGCCTTTTGGGCTCGGTGTTTGGAGTCGAGAGCGCCAAGTACACCGCCGTCATCTGCCGTCGGTGTAGCTTTACGGAGTTCTACAACGGGCGCGTCCCTCCTGGCGAGCAGGCGTTGGACTTCGTTTTGGGAAGGTAG
- a CDS encoding tyrosine-type recombinase/integrase: MTELRQRMIDAMVQRGFAARTQESYIRAIRRMAKYYRRDPALYTPQEVQAYLLHMVKDEQLSYSSMNQAACAAQFLFQTVLGHGREHFHVPFAKVPAKQPELLAREEISRLLVACTHPKRRMLLQTIYASGLRVSEACALRVSDIDSAPDRMCIRVACGKGGKGRYSILSPTLLDLLRAYVRNYRPTTWLFANASGTQPMNIEIAQRAYHAARAHALITKSGGIHTLRHCFATHLLEGGVDLFTIQKLLGHGHIATTGRYLHLISPQFRPPKELDPLDLLAALRLF; encoded by the coding sequence ATGACAGAACTACGTCAGCGCATGATCGATGCCATGGTGCAGCGCGGCTTTGCCGCACGCACCCAGGAGAGCTACATCCGCGCCATCCGGCGCATGGCCAAGTACTACCGACGCGATCCGGCGCTGTACACGCCACAAGAGGTTCAAGCCTACCTGCTGCACATGGTCAAAGATGAGCAACTCTCCTACAGCAGCATGAACCAGGCCGCTTGCGCGGCACAGTTCCTGTTCCAAACCGTGCTGGGGCACGGGCGCGAACACTTCCATGTTCCGTTTGCCAAAGTGCCCGCCAAACAACCCGAACTGCTTGCGCGCGAGGAGATCTCGCGCCTGCTGGTAGCCTGCACCCACCCCAAGCGGCGCATGCTGCTACAAACCATCTATGCCAGTGGCTTGCGCGTGTCTGAGGCCTGTGCGCTGCGGGTGAGCGACATCGACAGCGCGCCCGACCGCATGTGCATCCGCGTGGCCTGCGGCAAAGGCGGCAAGGGGCGCTATAGCATTTTGAGTCCCACGCTCCTTGATCTGCTGCGTGCGTATGTGCGCAACTACCGACCCACCACCTGGCTGTTTGCCAACGCCAGCGGTACCCAGCCCATGAATATCGAGATCGCCCAGCGCGCCTACCACGCGGCCCGAGCGCACGCGCTCATCACCAAGAGCGGAGGCATCCACACCCTGCGCCACTGCTTTGCGACCCATTTGCTCGAAGGCGGCGTGGACCTCTTCACCATCCAAAAACTGCTGGGCCACGGCCACATCGCCACCACGGGACGCTATCTGCACCTGATCAGCCCCCAGTTTCGACCACCCAAAGAACTCGATCCACTGGACTTGCTGGCCGCGCTGCGCCTGTTCTGA
- a CDS encoding cytochrome P450, which yields MNADLRPPAPAYPIIDAAFLANPYPTYDALREAGAIHWSEEFFGGAWLVTRHADVELVLRDPRFSAQRTGAWVKDREETSGELSGFQQLFARALLFLDAPDHPRIRKVLHAGFRMDVLQRLVPHIEQAVTELLDQGEGADCFDFIETVARPLPVRVITRLLGIENLQYDDFMAWSEDLASFIGAPQPTRGQARRAQVSLLAMSRYFETLLEQKRQTPGDDLTSRLAQAEARGEIQGGAELLAQCAMLLFAGFETTRHLLGSGLQALLAHPDQWQRLQQAPELLPGAVRELLRFDSPVQYTGRRVSTDLVLHGQQLRRGDLVVPLIGAANRDPRRYAQPDVLDITRRDGSSLSFGSGPHVCIGAALTLMEAEIVFQQLLRRWPELSLVDATPRRITNPLYRGLVTLPLRCRAPA from the coding sequence ATGAACGCAGACCTGAGGCCGCCAGCGCCGGCGTACCCCATCATTGATGCCGCGTTCCTGGCCAACCCTTACCCGACTTACGACGCCCTGCGGGAGGCCGGCGCTATCCACTGGAGCGAGGAGTTTTTTGGCGGTGCCTGGCTGGTGACACGCCATGCCGATGTCGAACTGGTGCTGCGCGACCCGCGCTTTTCTGCGCAGCGCACGGGCGCCTGGGTCAAGGACCGCGAAGAAACTTCGGGTGAACTGAGCGGCTTTCAACAGCTGTTTGCCCGCGCCTTGCTGTTTCTCGACGCACCGGACCACCCGCGCATCCGCAAGGTGCTGCATGCGGGCTTTCGGATGGATGTGCTTCAGCGGCTGGTGCCGCACATTGAGCAGGCTGTCACTGAACTGCTCGACCAGGGGGAGGGCGCTGACTGCTTCGATTTCATCGAGACGGTCGCCCGGCCGCTGCCGGTGCGGGTGATCACGCGGCTGCTGGGCATCGAGAACCTCCAGTACGATGACTTCATGGCCTGGTCGGAGGATCTTGCCAGCTTCATCGGCGCACCGCAGCCCACGCGGGGGCAGGCGCGCCGGGCCCAGGTGAGCCTGTTGGCCATGAGCCGCTACTTCGAGACCCTGCTGGAACAAAAACGCCAGACGCCAGGCGACGATCTGACCAGCCGCCTGGCGCAGGCCGAGGCCAGGGGCGAGATCCAGGGTGGCGCCGAGCTGCTCGCACAGTGCGCCATGCTGCTGTTTGCCGGCTTTGAGACCACGCGCCATTTGCTGGGAAGCGGCTTGCAGGCATTGCTGGCGCATCCCGACCAATGGCAGCGTCTGCAGCAAGCCCCCGAACTGCTGCCTGGCGCGGTGCGCGAGCTGCTACGTTTTGACAGCCCGGTGCAGTACACGGGACGGCGCGTGAGCACCGATCTGGTTTTGCACGGCCAGCAACTGCGTCGCGGTGACCTGGTCGTGCCCCTGATTGGCGCCGCCAACCGGGACCCAAGGCGCTATGCGCAGCCAGACGTTCTCGACATCACTCGGCGCGACGGCAGTTCGCTCTCATTCGGTTCGGGCCCGCACGTTTGCATTGGCGCGGCGCTCACGCTGATGGAGGCCGAGATCGTCTTCCAGCAACTGCTGCGACGCTGGCCGGAACTCAGTCTGGTCGATGCCACGCCGCGCAGGATCACCAACCCGCTTTACCGCGGGTTGGTGACGCTGCCGCTGCGGTGCAGGGCGCCCGCTTAA
- a CDS encoding IS91 family transposase — MATLADALRQHGAAYLATHSLSTPQAKAWRGIVACRTAALGGQQLACDACGHSHWQYHSCRNRHCPQCGSRAKDAWLQGRLAEVLPVPYAHLVFTLPHSLNGLYGAHPRWVIDTLFRCTAQTLSEFAANPRWMGRVDGTPAFSLVLHTWTQDLRRHIHVHAVMACGVLDPEGAGQWATPVRQPDFLFPVHALSTVFRGKFLAALAAAHCDNLIEHDPQGNATDWNERHRQLYRHHWVVYAKTPLGGPAQVLEYLSRYTHRTAISNARIRAVTPDAVAFTVRADDKGGKHLLRLPGAEFVRRFLLHVLPTGVKRIRHYGVLAASCKGVKLEAARQALQMPARNREAAESAKDFMARVAQLDVLLCPCCKLGRMRVTAGLQGQQSLPAPSRTGQVDCRGPP, encoded by the coding sequence ATGGCCACCTTGGCCGATGCGCTGCGCCAGCATGGCGCGGCGTATCTGGCAACCCATTCCCTCTCGACCCCGCAAGCCAAAGCGTGGCGGGGCATTGTTGCCTGCCGTACCGCAGCACTGGGAGGTCAGCAACTGGCCTGTGATGCCTGCGGCCACAGCCACTGGCAATACCACTCCTGTCGCAACCGCCACTGCCCGCAGTGCGGCAGCCGGGCCAAAGATGCCTGGCTGCAGGGGCGGCTGGCCGAAGTACTGCCGGTGCCGTATGCGCACCTGGTGTTTACTTTGCCGCACAGCCTGAACGGTTTGTACGGGGCCCATCCGCGCTGGGTGATCGATACGCTGTTTCGTTGCACGGCACAGACCCTGAGCGAATTTGCTGCCAACCCCCGATGGATGGGCCGCGTAGACGGCACGCCGGCCTTCAGCTTGGTGCTGCACACCTGGACGCAGGATTTGCGCCGGCACATCCACGTGCATGCGGTGATGGCCTGCGGGGTACTGGACCCAGAAGGCGCGGGGCAATGGGCTACACCCGTACGCCAGCCCGACTTCCTGTTCCCGGTGCATGCACTGTCCACGGTGTTTCGCGGCAAGTTCCTGGCGGCGCTGGCGGCGGCGCATTGCGACAACCTGATCGAACACGATCCGCAAGGCAACGCCACCGATTGGAACGAGCGGCACCGGCAGCTGTACCGCCACCACTGGGTGGTGTATGCCAAGACGCCGCTGGGCGGCCCGGCCCAGGTGCTGGAGTACTTGAGCCGCTACACGCATCGCACGGCGATCAGCAACGCGCGCATCCGCGCCGTGACTCCTGACGCGGTGGCGTTCACGGTGCGTGCCGATGACAAGGGCGGCAAACATCTGCTACGCCTGCCGGGTGCGGAGTTTGTGCGCCGCTTCCTGCTGCATGTGCTGCCCACCGGGGTCAAGCGCATCCGGCATTACGGGGTGCTGGCTGCCAGCTGCAAAGGGGTCAAGCTGGAGGCTGCACGCCAGGCGCTGCAGATGCCTGCGCGTAACCGAGAAGCGGCCGAGTCGGCGAAGGACTTCATGGCGCGGGTGGCCCAGCTGGACGTGCTGCTGTGCCCGTGTTGCAAGCTGGGGCGCATGCGCGTCACGGCAGGACTACAGGGACAGCAGTCGCTGCCAGCGCCCAGTCGCACGGGGCAGGTAGATTGCAGAGGGCCACCGTGA
- the pepN gene encoding aminopeptidase N has translation MLQMPDDRENGQMPAVVVNRADYVAPAYWIDTVDLCFDLDPAKTRVLNKMKLRRNPDVPTQPLKLDGEELNLARVLVNGQGTSFRMEGNRLVLDNLPDDFELEIFTTTCPAKNTKLMGLYVSNDSFFTQCEAEGFRRITYFLDRPDVMASYSVTLRADKALYPVLLSNGNLVEQGMLENGPNGPRHFAKWVDPHKKPSYLFALVAGQLVSREQRITSRAGKEHTLQVYVRPGDLDKTEHAMNSLMHSVAWDEARFGLPLDLERFMIVATSDFNMGAMENKGLNIFNTKYVLANQATATDTDYSNIESVVGHEYFHNWTGNRITCRDWFQLSLKEGLTVFRDQEFSQDLCGEASARAVKRIEDVRVLRTAQFPEDAGPMAHPVRPDSYIEISNFYTVTIYEKGAEVVRMMQTLVGREGFARGMTLYFERHDGKAVTCDDFAQAIADANPGSDLARLLPQFKRWYSQAGTPRVHAQGVHDAAARTYTLTLAQSCAPTAGQAVKEPFVIPVGLGLLGADGADLPLQLAHETAAAGTSRTVVLTQASETLTFVNVDAEPVPSILRGFTAPVVLEFDYTDAQLLHLLAHDSDPFNRWEAGQRLAVRRAIKSIAAVAYPVDAAPLDEAYVQAMRSVLHHPRLDAAFKELVLTLPSETYLAEQLDVVDPQRIHAVREAMRQQLAVALAGDWQQVYEANQGTGAYTPDPTSSGRRALAGMALSQLCLAAMTTGDTVWPGKTLQRFKDAGNMTDRFNALSALVSSGHPLAAQALAKFHAMFKDEALVIDKWFGLQAGAPDRSGNVLPAVRQLMKHPDFSLRNPNRARSVISTYCQANPAAFHRTDAAGYVFWSDRVMELDAINPQVAARLARALDRWSKLAEPYRSAAREAIARVAAKTDLSKDTLEVVTRALAD, from the coding sequence ATGCTGCAAATGCCAGATGACAGAGAAAACGGACAGATGCCCGCCGTGGTAGTTAACCGCGCCGACTACGTCGCGCCCGCTTACTGGATTGACACCGTCGACCTGTGTTTTGACCTCGACCCGGCCAAAACGCGCGTGCTCAACAAGATGAAGCTGCGCCGCAACCCGGATGTGCCGACCCAGCCCCTGAAGCTCGACGGCGAAGAGCTGAATCTCGCCCGCGTGCTGGTCAACGGGCAAGGCACCTCGTTCAGGATGGAAGGCAACCGGCTGGTGCTGGACAACCTGCCCGACGACTTCGAGCTGGAAATCTTCACCACCACCTGCCCCGCCAAAAACACCAAGCTGATGGGTCTCTACGTCAGCAACGACTCGTTCTTCACACAGTGCGAGGCCGAAGGCTTCAGGCGCATCACCTACTTCCTGGACCGCCCTGATGTGATGGCGAGCTACAGCGTCACGCTGCGCGCCGACAAGGCCCTGTACCCCGTGCTGTTGTCCAACGGCAATCTGGTGGAACAAGGCATGCTGGAAAACGGCCCCAACGGCCCGCGCCATTTCGCCAAATGGGTGGACCCGCACAAAAAGCCGAGCTACCTGTTTGCGCTGGTGGCCGGCCAGCTGGTCAGCCGCGAGCAGCGCATCACCTCGCGCGCCGGCAAGGAACACACGCTGCAGGTCTATGTGCGCCCCGGCGACCTCGACAAGACCGAGCATGCGATGAACTCGCTGATGCACTCGGTGGCCTGGGACGAAGCCCGCTTCGGCCTGCCGCTGGACCTGGAGCGGTTCATGATCGTGGCCACCAGCGACTTCAACATGGGCGCCATGGAAAACAAGGGCCTGAATATCTTCAACACCAAGTACGTGCTGGCGAATCAGGCGACGGCCACCGACACCGATTATTCGAACATCGAAAGCGTGGTGGGCCACGAGTACTTCCACAACTGGACCGGCAACCGCATCACCTGCCGCGACTGGTTCCAGCTCAGCCTCAAGGAAGGCCTGACCGTATTCCGCGACCAGGAGTTCTCGCAGGACCTGTGCGGCGAGGCGTCGGCCCGCGCCGTCAAGCGCATTGAAGACGTGCGTGTGCTGCGCACTGCCCAGTTCCCGGAAGACGCGGGCCCGATGGCCCATCCGGTGCGGCCCGACAGCTATATCGAGATCAGCAACTTCTACACCGTCACCATTTACGAAAAAGGCGCCGAGGTCGTGCGCATGATGCAGACCCTGGTTGGCCGCGAAGGCTTTGCCAGAGGCATGACCCTGTACTTCGAGCGGCACGACGGCAAAGCTGTCACGTGTGACGACTTTGCGCAAGCCATTGCCGATGCCAACCCCGGCTCGGACCTGGCACGCCTGCTGCCGCAGTTCAAGCGCTGGTACAGCCAGGCCGGCACGCCGCGCGTGCATGCCCAGGGCGTGCATGACGCAGCCGCCCGCACCTACACCCTGACGCTCGCCCAAAGCTGCGCACCCACCGCCGGCCAGGCGGTCAAGGAGCCGTTCGTCATTCCCGTGGGCCTGGGCCTGCTGGGCGCAGACGGAGCCGACCTGCCCCTGCAACTGGCCCACGAAACTGCCGCAGCGGGGACGTCGCGCACCGTGGTGCTCACGCAAGCCAGCGAAACGCTGACCTTTGTGAATGTCGATGCCGAGCCCGTGCCGTCCATCCTGCGCGGCTTCACCGCCCCGGTGGTGCTGGAGTTCGACTACACCGACGCCCAGCTGCTGCACCTGCTGGCCCACGACAGCGACCCGTTCAACCGCTGGGAAGCCGGCCAGCGGCTGGCCGTCAGGCGCGCTATCAAATCAATCGCTGCCGTCGCCTATCCCGTGGATGCTGCGCCGCTCGATGAGGCCTATGTGCAGGCCATGCGCAGCGTGCTGCACCACCCCAGGCTGGATGCCGCATTCAAGGAACTGGTGCTCACCCTGCCCTCCGAAACCTACCTCGCCGAGCAGCTCGATGTGGTCGACCCGCAGCGCATTCACGCCGTGCGCGAGGCCATGCGCCAGCAACTTGCCGTGGCACTGGCCGGCGACTGGCAGCAGGTCTACGAAGCCAACCAGGGCACAGGCGCCTACACACCCGACCCCACCTCTTCAGGCCGCCGTGCGCTGGCGGGCATGGCCCTGTCCCAGCTCTGCCTGGCCGCGATGACCACCGGAGACACCGTGTGGCCCGGCAAAACGCTGCAGCGCTTCAAGGATGCAGGCAACATGACCGACCGCTTCAACGCGCTATCCGCCCTGGTGTCCAGCGGCCACCCGCTGGCCGCTCAGGCGCTGGCGAAGTTCCATGCCATGTTCAAGGACGAGGCACTGGTCATCGACAAATGGTTTGGCCTGCAGGCCGGCGCCCCCGACCGCAGCGGCAATGTCCTGCCGGCCGTCAGGCAGCTCATGAAGCACCCCGATTTCAGCCTGCGCAACCCCAACCGCGCCCGCAGCGTCATCAGCACCTACTGCCAGGCCAACCCGGCGGCCTTTCATCGCACGGATGCCGCCGGCTACGTGTTCTGGAGCGACCGCGTGATGGAGCTCGACGCCATCAATCCCCAGGTGGCAGCCCGCCTGGCACGTGCGCTCGACCGCTGGAGCAAACTGGCCGAGCCTTACCGCAGCGCAGCCCGCGAAGCGATTGCCCGGGTGGCGGCCAAGACGGACCTGAGCAAGGACACGCTCGAAGTCGTCACGCGCGCACTGGCCGATTAA
- the prfB gene encoding peptide chain release factor 2 (programmed frameshift), protein MDAERINIIGNQLADLSNRVNELRGYLDYPAKERKLNEVNAALEDPKVWDNPKRAQELGREKKSLEDVVHVIDRLTQELADNTELFEMSKGEGDEAGMLAIEDEAGKVATEVEKMEFRRMFNNPADPLPCFLDIQAGAGGTEACDWASMLLRQYLKYAERKGFKTTIEDETAGDTAGIKGATIKIEGEYAFGLLRTETGVHRLVRKSPFDSSGGRHTSFASVFVYPEIDDSIEIDINPSDVRTDTFRASGAGGQHINKTDSAVRLTHIPTGIVVQCQDGRSQHSNRDVAWKRLRSRLYDHEMRKRQAEQQKLEDSKTDVGWGHQIRSYVLDQSRIKDLRTNYETSATQKVLDGDLDPFIEASLKQGV, encoded by the exons ATGGACGCAGAACGCATTAACATCATCGGCAACCAGCTCGCAGACCTGAGCAACCGGGTAAACGAACTTCGGGGGTATCTT GACTACCCTGCCAAAGAACGAAAACTGAACGAAGTCAACGCCGCGCTCGAAGACCCCAAGGTCTGGGACAACCCCAAGCGCGCACAGGAACTAGGCCGGGAAAAGAAATCGCTTGAAGACGTGGTGCATGTCATCGACCGGCTCACGCAGGAGTTGGCCGACAACACCGAGTTGTTCGAGATGTCCAAGGGCGAAGGCGACGAAGCCGGCATGCTGGCCATTGAAGACGAAGCCGGCAAGGTGGCCACCGAAGTCGAAAAGATGGAATTCCGCCGGATGTTCAACAACCCGGCCGATCCGCTGCCCTGCTTTCTGGACATTCAGGCCGGCGCCGGCGGCACCGAAGCCTGTGACTGGGCCAGCATGCTGCTGCGCCAGTACCTCAAGTACGCCGAGCGCAAGGGCTTCAAGACCACCATTGAAGATGAAACCGCGGGCGACACGGCCGGCATCAAGGGCGCCACCATCAAGATCGAGGGCGAATACGCTTTTGGCCTGCTGCGCACCGAAACCGGCGTGCACCGCCTGGTCCGCAAGTCACCGTTTGACTCCTCCGGCGGGCGCCACACCTCGTTTGCCTCGGTGTTTGTCTACCCCGAGATTGATGACTCGATCGAGATCGACATCAACCCATCGGATGTGCGCACCGACACCTTCCGCGCCAGCGGCGCCGGCGGCCAGCACATCAACAAGACCGATTCGGCCGTGCGTTTGACGCACATCCCGACCGGTATCGTGGTGCAATGCCAGGACGGCCGTTCGCAGCACAGCAACCGCGATGTGGCGTGGAAGCGCCTGCGCTCGCGCCTGTATGACCACGAGATGCGCAAACGCCAGGCCGAGCAGCAAAAGCTCGAAGACAGCAAGACCGACGTGGGCTGGGGCCACCAGATCCGCAGCTATGTGCTCGACCAGAGCCGCATCAAGGACCTGCGCACCAACTACGAAACCTCGGCCACGCAAAAGGTGCTTGACGGCGACCTCGACCCGTTTATCGAGGCTTCCCTGAAGCAGGGCGTCTGA
- a CDS encoding immunity 50 family protein codes for MQPIEHIIGTSKVVETLGYWPTFHDAEVISFAAERALPVKCGYSIFRMTVHVRNYTTVGEGTAQYAQVLSASVLIHFLFTGACDFEFSGFNHQNVIDAIVVTPVTTDESANLRVAIESIWGFGGILRCSRVEVEAVEVLSNANV; via the coding sequence ATGCAGCCTATCGAGCACATTATCGGCACAAGCAAGGTCGTAGAAACGTTGGGTTATTGGCCAACGTTTCACGACGCCGAGGTAATTTCGTTTGCGGCCGAGCGCGCACTCCCAGTCAAGTGCGGTTACTCCATCTTTCGTATGACGGTTCATGTACGCAATTACACAACCGTAGGCGAAGGTACAGCACAGTATGCTCAGGTTCTTTCTGCAAGCGTGCTCATCCACTTTCTGTTTACCGGGGCATGCGATTTTGAGTTTTCCGGGTTCAATCACCAAAACGTAATTGACGCCATAGTGGTTACTCCAGTCACAACAGACGAATCTGCCAACCTCCGTGTTGCAATTGAGTCAATCTGGGGGTTCGGTGGAATATTGCGTTGTTCGCGTGTCGAGGTCGAGGCTGTGGAAGTCTTATCCAATGCCAATGTCTAA
- a CDS encoding class 1 fructose-bisphosphatase yields MSQRISLTRYLVEQQRREGHIPAQLRLLLEVVARACKGISQSVNKGALGGVLGTAGSENVQGEVQKKLDIIANEVLIEANEWGGHLAAMASEEMDSIYLVPNRYPQGEYLLLFDPLDGSSNIDVNVSIGTIFSVLKKPDDHAGVEEKDFLQPGNKQVAAGYCVYGPQTTLVLTVGDGVAMFTLDREQGSFVLIEENVRIPEDTKEFAINMSNMRHWDAPVKRYIDECLQGTEGPRGKDFNMRWVASMVADVHRILSRGGIFMYPWDKREPEKAGKLRLMYEANPMGWIVEQAGGSATNGKQRILDIQPGKLHERVSVILGSKNEVERVTGYHSGL; encoded by the coding sequence ATGTCTCAAAGAATTTCCCTCACCCGCTACCTGGTTGAGCAGCAACGCAGGGAAGGTCACATTCCTGCCCAGTTGCGGCTGCTGCTTGAAGTGGTGGCCCGCGCCTGCAAAGGCATCAGCCAGTCCGTCAACAAAGGCGCACTGGGCGGCGTGCTCGGCACGGCCGGCAGTGAAAACGTGCAGGGCGAAGTCCAGAAAAAGCTCGACATCATCGCCAACGAAGTGCTGATCGAAGCCAACGAATGGGGTGGCCACCTGGCCGCCATGGCCTCGGAAGAAATGGACAGCATCTACCTGGTGCCCAACCGTTATCCGCAAGGTGAATACCTGTTGCTGTTCGACCCGCTCGACGGCTCCAGCAACATCGACGTGAATGTCAGCATCGGCACCATCTTCAGCGTGCTCAAAAAGCCCGACGACCATGCCGGCGTTGAAGAAAAAGACTTTTTGCAGCCGGGCAACAAACAGGTGGCCGCCGGCTACTGCGTCTATGGCCCCCAAACCACGCTGGTGCTGACCGTGGGCGACGGCGTGGCCATGTTCACCCTCGACCGCGAGCAGGGCTCCTTTGTGCTCATCGAGGAAAACGTGCGCATCCCCGAAGACACCAAGGAATTCGCCATCAACATGAGCAACATGCGCCACTGGGATGCGCCGGTGAAGCGCTACATCGACGAATGCCTGCAGGGCACCGAAGGCCCGCGCGGCAAGGACTTCAACATGCGTTGGGTTGCCTCCATGGTGGCCGACGTACACCGCATCCTGAGCCGCGGCGGCATCTTCATGTACCCCTGGGACAAACGCGAGCCCGAAAAGGCCGGCAAACTGCGCCTGATGTACGAAGCCAACCCCATGGGCTGGATCGTCGAGCAGGCCGGCGGCTCCGCCACCAACGGCAAACAGCGCATTCTGGACATCCAGCCCGGCAAGCTGCACGAGCGGGTCAGCGTCATCCTCGGGTCCAAAAATGAGGTAGAGCGGGTGACCGGCTACCACTCCGGGCTATAA